Proteins encoded in a region of the Prinia subflava isolate CZ2003 ecotype Zambia chromosome 24, Cam_Psub_1.2, whole genome shotgun sequence genome:
- the SYTL1 gene encoding synaptotagmin-like protein 1 isoform X3 — MSGAGGCRMSGGDPPQRPHVPVQMLASLVHARHAEHPVSPPGPAPRGVPGLSPHPAMALEPEELLDLSFLTDEERSCIARVLHRDWQLRRREEGRISKLRKSVSDPALLRSLTGDWFCDARAQRHQHHLGSDLVRASIRRRRRPRGTEDLERGPSLGELEAIDEPLAEEKEDEDGALQTAESSPTEEVQEAPEPQPSPPTLAVEGTPMSQPLLQGDIPAREQHSPAQPGDTGGGNFCSSSTEEEEPDSAHSSHNAGQRPETLQTDQSPPAPLSPQNGHSPPSLLSTSSSVSSLSSSTLSGSLMSLYSEGELGRVAVRGCVQFSLRYDPAKKELQVHVLRCRELAEAKKQRSDPYIKTYLLPDKSNRSKRKTAVRKRSLDPVFNETLKYKLEKRDLQGRTLNLSVWHHDSLGRNLFLGEVEVALGAWDWANTRPEWFSLQPRMPIPSDGLASRGSLNLALKFIPAGSEGGGMPPTGELHIWVKDAQSLIPLQSGTVDAFVQCYVLPDDSKASRQKTRVVKRSLNPLFNHTMVYDGFQAKDLAEACAEFTLWHHEAFSKRQLGGIRLSLGTGSSYGLPVGWMDSTAEEQGVWKQLLQQPGHWVEALLPLRTNLVPRA, encoded by the exons ATGTCGGGGGCAGGGGGCTG CAGGATGAGCGGGGGGGATCCTCCACAGCGGCCCCATGTGCCTGTCCAGATGTTGGCATCGCTGGTGCACGCCCGGCACGCTGAGCACCCCGTGTCCCCGCCCGGGCCAGCCCCGCGGGGtgtccccgggctgtccccacaCCCCGCCATGGCGCTGGAGCCCGAGGAGCTGCTGGACCTGAGCTTCCTGACGGACGAGGAGCGGAGCTGCATCGCCCGGGTGCTGCACCGGGACTGGCAGCTCCGCCGGCGAGAGGAGGGACGCATCAG CAAGCTCCGCAAGTCGGTGTCGGACCCGGCGCTGCTGCGGAGCCTCACCGGGGACTGGTTCTGCGACGCCCGGGCCCAGCGCCACCAGCACCACCTGGGCTCCGACCTGGTCCGAGCCTCCATCCGCCGCAGGAGGCGGCCCCGGG gaaCGGAGGACCTGGAACGTGGTCCCAGTCTGGGCGAGCTGGAGGCCATTGATGAGCCGctggcagaggagaaggaggatgaGGACGGTGCGTTGCAGACGGCTGAGag TTCCCCCAcagaggaggtgcaggaggCCCCTGAGCCCCAG cccagccccCCCACCCTGGCTGTGGAGGGGACCCCGAtgtcacagcccctgctgcagggtgacaTCCCGGcgagggagcagcacagcccggcCCAGCCAG GTGACACGGGAGGTGGGAACTTCTGCTCATCCAGCACGGAGGAGGAGGAACCAGACTcggcacacagcagccacaacgctgggcag AGACCAGAGACCCTCCAGACAGAtcagagccccccagccccactgtccccacagAACGGCCACAGCCCCCCGAGCCTGCTGAGCACCAGCTCCTCCGTgtccagcctcagctcctccacg CTGAGTGGGAGCCTGATGAGCCTGTACAGCGaaggggagctgggcagggtggcCGTGcggggctgtgtccagttctcCCTGCGCTACGACCCGGCcaagaaggagctgcaggtgcacGTCCTGCGCTGCCGGGAGCTGGCCGAGGCCAAGAAGCAGCGCTCGGACCC GTACATCAAGACGTACCTGCTGCCGGACAAGTCCAACCGCAGCAAGCGCAAGACcgcagtgaggaagaggagcttGGATCCCGTCTTCAATGAGACCCTCAAG TACAAGCTGGAGAAGAGGGACCTGCAGGGACGGACCCTGAACCTCTCCGTGTGGCACCACGACAGCCTGGGCAGGAACCTCTTCCTGGGGGAGGTGGAGGTCGCACTGGGCGCCTGGGACTGGGCCAACACACGCCCCGAGTGGTTCAGTCTGCAGCCACGG ATGCCCATCCCCTCGGACGGCCTCGCCAGCCGGGGCAGCCTCAACCTGGCGCTGAAGTTCATCCCTGCCGGCTCGGAAG GAGGGGGGATGCCACCCACGGGCGAGCTGCACATCTGGGTGAAGGACGCTCAGAGCCTCATCCCACTGCAGAGTGGCACCGTGGACGCCTTTGTGCAGTG CTACGTGCTGCCGGATGACAGCAAGGCGAGCCGGCAGAAGACGCGGGTGGTGAAGCGGAGCCTGAACCCCCTCTTCAACCACACCATGGTTTACGACGGCTTCCAGGCCAAGGACTTGGCCGAGGCGTGCGCCGAGTTCACCCTCTGGCACCACGAAGCCTTTTCCAAGCGCCAGCTGGGCGGCATCCGGCTCAGCCTGGGCACCG GGAGCAGCTACGGGCTGCCCGTGGGCTGGATGGACTCCACGGCGGAGGAGCAGGGCGtgtggaagcagctgctgcagcagcccggGCACTGGGTGGAAGCGCTGCTCCCCCTGCGGACCAACCTGGTCCCCCGGGCGtag
- the SYTL1 gene encoding synaptotagmin-like protein 1 isoform X5, translated as MSGGDPPQRPHVPVQMLASLVHARHAEHPVSPPGPAPRGVPGLSPHPAMALEPEELLDLSFLTDEERSCIARVLHRDWQLRRREEGRISKLRKSVSDPALLRSLTGDWFCDARAQRHQHHLGSDLVRASIRRRRRPRGTEDLERGPSLGELEAIDEPLAEEKEDEDGALQTAESSPTEEVQEAPEPQPSPPTLAVEGTPMSQPLLQGDIPAREQHSPAQPGDTGGGNFCSSSTEEEEPDSAHSSHNAGQRPETLQTDQSPPAPLSPQNGHSPPSLLSTSSSVSSLSSSTLSGSLMSLYSEGELGRVAVRGCVQFSLRYDPAKKELQVHVLRCRELAEAKKQRSDPYIKTYLLPDKSNRSKRKTAVRKRSLDPVFNETLKYKLEKRDLQGRTLNLSVWHHDSLGRNLFLGEVEVALGAWDWANTRPEWFSLQPRMPIPSDGLASRGSLNLALKFIPAGSEGGGMPPTGELHIWVKDAQSLIPLQSGTVDAFVQCYVLPDDSKASRQKTRVVKRSLNPLFNHTMVYDGFQAKDLAEACAEFTLWHHEAFSKRQLGGIRLSLGTGSSYGLPVGWMDSTAEEQGVWKQLLQQPGHWVEALLPLRTNLVPRA; from the exons ATGAGCGGGGGGGATCCTCCACAGCGGCCCCATGTGCCTGTCCAGATGTTGGCATCGCTGGTGCACGCCCGGCACGCTGAGCACCCCGTGTCCCCGCCCGGGCCAGCCCCGCGGGGtgtccccgggctgtccccacaCCCCGCCATGGCGCTGGAGCCCGAGGAGCTGCTGGACCTGAGCTTCCTGACGGACGAGGAGCGGAGCTGCATCGCCCGGGTGCTGCACCGGGACTGGCAGCTCCGCCGGCGAGAGGAGGGACGCATCAG CAAGCTCCGCAAGTCGGTGTCGGACCCGGCGCTGCTGCGGAGCCTCACCGGGGACTGGTTCTGCGACGCCCGGGCCCAGCGCCACCAGCACCACCTGGGCTCCGACCTGGTCCGAGCCTCCATCCGCCGCAGGAGGCGGCCCCGGG gaaCGGAGGACCTGGAACGTGGTCCCAGTCTGGGCGAGCTGGAGGCCATTGATGAGCCGctggcagaggagaaggaggatgaGGACGGTGCGTTGCAGACGGCTGAGag TTCCCCCAcagaggaggtgcaggaggCCCCTGAGCCCCAG cccagccccCCCACCCTGGCTGTGGAGGGGACCCCGAtgtcacagcccctgctgcagggtgacaTCCCGGcgagggagcagcacagcccggcCCAGCCAG GTGACACGGGAGGTGGGAACTTCTGCTCATCCAGCACGGAGGAGGAGGAACCAGACTcggcacacagcagccacaacgctgggcag AGACCAGAGACCCTCCAGACAGAtcagagccccccagccccactgtccccacagAACGGCCACAGCCCCCCGAGCCTGCTGAGCACCAGCTCCTCCGTgtccagcctcagctcctccacg CTGAGTGGGAGCCTGATGAGCCTGTACAGCGaaggggagctgggcagggtggcCGTGcggggctgtgtccagttctcCCTGCGCTACGACCCGGCcaagaaggagctgcaggtgcacGTCCTGCGCTGCCGGGAGCTGGCCGAGGCCAAGAAGCAGCGCTCGGACCC GTACATCAAGACGTACCTGCTGCCGGACAAGTCCAACCGCAGCAAGCGCAAGACcgcagtgaggaagaggagcttGGATCCCGTCTTCAATGAGACCCTCAAG TACAAGCTGGAGAAGAGGGACCTGCAGGGACGGACCCTGAACCTCTCCGTGTGGCACCACGACAGCCTGGGCAGGAACCTCTTCCTGGGGGAGGTGGAGGTCGCACTGGGCGCCTGGGACTGGGCCAACACACGCCCCGAGTGGTTCAGTCTGCAGCCACGG ATGCCCATCCCCTCGGACGGCCTCGCCAGCCGGGGCAGCCTCAACCTGGCGCTGAAGTTCATCCCTGCCGGCTCGGAAG GAGGGGGGATGCCACCCACGGGCGAGCTGCACATCTGGGTGAAGGACGCTCAGAGCCTCATCCCACTGCAGAGTGGCACCGTGGACGCCTTTGTGCAGTG CTACGTGCTGCCGGATGACAGCAAGGCGAGCCGGCAGAAGACGCGGGTGGTGAAGCGGAGCCTGAACCCCCTCTTCAACCACACCATGGTTTACGACGGCTTCCAGGCCAAGGACTTGGCCGAGGCGTGCGCCGAGTTCACCCTCTGGCACCACGAAGCCTTTTCCAAGCGCCAGCTGGGCGGCATCCGGCTCAGCCTGGGCACCG GGAGCAGCTACGGGCTGCCCGTGGGCTGGATGGACTCCACGGCGGAGGAGCAGGGCGtgtggaagcagctgctgcagcagcccggGCACTGGGTGGAAGCGCTGCTCCCCCTGCGGACCAACCTGGTCCCCCGGGCGtag
- the SYTL1 gene encoding synaptotagmin-like protein 1 isoform X2: protein MFPPCPAQTSAPSSPSRAQVLSQEPRSHIVSPTPRVTPGWDISHPIPFSTTLASSLHQAWGPPVPGRIPTAPPLPRRLTPPSSAQFSPVQSRPAGAAGSSPCFRAAGRGGARRAAVESPRALHPAGGGDRGPAHPRGSPWVLGGNEARRPRQPGRMSGGDPPQRPHVPVQMLASLVHARHAEHPVSPPGPAPRGVPGLSPHPAMALEPEELLDLSFLTDEERSCIARVLHRDWQLRRREEGRISKLRKSVSDPALLRSLTGDWFCDARAQRHQHHLGSDLVRASIRRRRRPRGTEDLERGPSLGELEAIDEPLAEEKEDEDGALQTAESSPTEEVQEAPEPQPSPPTLAVEGTPMSQPLLQGDIPAREQHSPAQPGDTGGGNFCSSSTEEEEPDSAHSSHNAGQRPETLQTDQSPPAPLSPQNGHSPPSLLSTSSSVSSLSSSTLSGSLMSLYSEGELGRVAVRGCVQFSLRYDPAKKELQVHVLRCRELAEAKKQRSDPYIKTYLLPDKSNRSKRKTAVRKRSLDPVFNETLKYKLEKRDLQGRTLNLSVWHHDSLGRNLFLGEVEVALGAWDWANTRPEWFSLQPRMPIPSDGLASRGSLNLALKFIPAGSEGGGMPPTGELHIWVKDAQSLIPLQSGTVDAFVQCYVLPDDSKASRQKTRVVKRSLNPLFNHTMVYDGFQAKDLAEACAEFTLWHHEAFSKRQLGGIRLSLGTGSSYGLPVGWMDSTAEEQGVWKQLLQQPGHWVEALLPLRTNLVPRA from the exons ATGTTCCCCCCATGCCCAGCACAGACCAGTGCCCCCAGTTCCCCCAGTAGAGCCCAGGTGCTCTCCCAGGAACCCCGGAGCCACATCGTGTCCCCAACCCCCCGTGTGACACCAGGGTGGGACATCTCCCACCCcatccccttttccacaactttGGCTTCGAGTCTCCACCAGGCTTGGGGTCCCCCCGTCCCGGGGCGCATCCCCACTGCGCCACCCCTTCCCAGGCGCCTGACGCCTCCCAGTTCAGCCCAGTTCAGCCCAGTTCAGTCCCGTCCGGCgggtgctgctggctccagTCCCTGCTTTCGTGCCGCCGGGCGCGGAGGCGCTCGCAGGGCTGCGGTTGAGTCACCCCGGGCACTGCACCCAGCCGGGGGTGGGGACCGGGGGCCCGCGCACCCTCGAGGGTCCCCGTGGGTGCTGGGGGGCAACGAGGCACGGAGACCCCGCCAGCCGGGCAG GATGAGCGGGGGGGATCCTCCACAGCGGCCCCATGTGCCTGTCCAGATGTTGGCATCGCTGGTGCACGCCCGGCACGCTGAGCACCCCGTGTCCCCGCCCGGGCCAGCCCCGCGGGGtgtccccgggctgtccccacaCCCCGCCATGGCGCTGGAGCCCGAGGAGCTGCTGGACCTGAGCTTCCTGACGGACGAGGAGCGGAGCTGCATCGCCCGGGTGCTGCACCGGGACTGGCAGCTCCGCCGGCGAGAGGAGGGACGCATCAG CAAGCTCCGCAAGTCGGTGTCGGACCCGGCGCTGCTGCGGAGCCTCACCGGGGACTGGTTCTGCGACGCCCGGGCCCAGCGCCACCAGCACCACCTGGGCTCCGACCTGGTCCGAGCCTCCATCCGCCGCAGGAGGCGGCCCCGGG gaaCGGAGGACCTGGAACGTGGTCCCAGTCTGGGCGAGCTGGAGGCCATTGATGAGCCGctggcagaggagaaggaggatgaGGACGGTGCGTTGCAGACGGCTGAGag TTCCCCCAcagaggaggtgcaggaggCCCCTGAGCCCCAG cccagccccCCCACCCTGGCTGTGGAGGGGACCCCGAtgtcacagcccctgctgcagggtgacaTCCCGGcgagggagcagcacagcccggcCCAGCCAG GTGACACGGGAGGTGGGAACTTCTGCTCATCCAGCACGGAGGAGGAGGAACCAGACTcggcacacagcagccacaacgctgggcag AGACCAGAGACCCTCCAGACAGAtcagagccccccagccccactgtccccacagAACGGCCACAGCCCCCCGAGCCTGCTGAGCACCAGCTCCTCCGTgtccagcctcagctcctccacg CTGAGTGGGAGCCTGATGAGCCTGTACAGCGaaggggagctgggcagggtggcCGTGcggggctgtgtccagttctcCCTGCGCTACGACCCGGCcaagaaggagctgcaggtgcacGTCCTGCGCTGCCGGGAGCTGGCCGAGGCCAAGAAGCAGCGCTCGGACCC GTACATCAAGACGTACCTGCTGCCGGACAAGTCCAACCGCAGCAAGCGCAAGACcgcagtgaggaagaggagcttGGATCCCGTCTTCAATGAGACCCTCAAG TACAAGCTGGAGAAGAGGGACCTGCAGGGACGGACCCTGAACCTCTCCGTGTGGCACCACGACAGCCTGGGCAGGAACCTCTTCCTGGGGGAGGTGGAGGTCGCACTGGGCGCCTGGGACTGGGCCAACACACGCCCCGAGTGGTTCAGTCTGCAGCCACGG ATGCCCATCCCCTCGGACGGCCTCGCCAGCCGGGGCAGCCTCAACCTGGCGCTGAAGTTCATCCCTGCCGGCTCGGAAG GAGGGGGGATGCCACCCACGGGCGAGCTGCACATCTGGGTGAAGGACGCTCAGAGCCTCATCCCACTGCAGAGTGGCACCGTGGACGCCTTTGTGCAGTG CTACGTGCTGCCGGATGACAGCAAGGCGAGCCGGCAGAAGACGCGGGTGGTGAAGCGGAGCCTGAACCCCCTCTTCAACCACACCATGGTTTACGACGGCTTCCAGGCCAAGGACTTGGCCGAGGCGTGCGCCGAGTTCACCCTCTGGCACCACGAAGCCTTTTCCAAGCGCCAGCTGGGCGGCATCCGGCTCAGCCTGGGCACCG GGAGCAGCTACGGGCTGCCCGTGGGCTGGATGGACTCCACGGCGGAGGAGCAGGGCGtgtggaagcagctgctgcagcagcccggGCACTGGGTGGAAGCGCTGCTCCCCCTGCGGACCAACCTGGTCCCCCGGGCGtag
- the SYTL1 gene encoding synaptotagmin-like protein 1 isoform X1: protein MFPPCPAQTSAPSSPSRAQVLSQEPRSHIVSPTPRVTPGWDISHPIPFSTTLASSLHQAWGPPVPGRIPTAPPLPRRLTPPSSAQFSPVQSRPAGAAGSSPCFRAAGRGGARRAAVESPRALHPAGGGDRGPAHPRGSPWVLGGNEARRPRQPGSRMSGGDPPQRPHVPVQMLASLVHARHAEHPVSPPGPAPRGVPGLSPHPAMALEPEELLDLSFLTDEERSCIARVLHRDWQLRRREEGRISKLRKSVSDPALLRSLTGDWFCDARAQRHQHHLGSDLVRASIRRRRRPRGTEDLERGPSLGELEAIDEPLAEEKEDEDGALQTAESSPTEEVQEAPEPQPSPPTLAVEGTPMSQPLLQGDIPAREQHSPAQPGDTGGGNFCSSSTEEEEPDSAHSSHNAGQRPETLQTDQSPPAPLSPQNGHSPPSLLSTSSSVSSLSSSTLSGSLMSLYSEGELGRVAVRGCVQFSLRYDPAKKELQVHVLRCRELAEAKKQRSDPYIKTYLLPDKSNRSKRKTAVRKRSLDPVFNETLKYKLEKRDLQGRTLNLSVWHHDSLGRNLFLGEVEVALGAWDWANTRPEWFSLQPRMPIPSDGLASRGSLNLALKFIPAGSEGGGMPPTGELHIWVKDAQSLIPLQSGTVDAFVQCYVLPDDSKASRQKTRVVKRSLNPLFNHTMVYDGFQAKDLAEACAEFTLWHHEAFSKRQLGGIRLSLGTGSSYGLPVGWMDSTAEEQGVWKQLLQQPGHWVEALLPLRTNLVPRA, encoded by the exons ATGTTCCCCCCATGCCCAGCACAGACCAGTGCCCCCAGTTCCCCCAGTAGAGCCCAGGTGCTCTCCCAGGAACCCCGGAGCCACATCGTGTCCCCAACCCCCCGTGTGACACCAGGGTGGGACATCTCCCACCCcatccccttttccacaactttGGCTTCGAGTCTCCACCAGGCTTGGGGTCCCCCCGTCCCGGGGCGCATCCCCACTGCGCCACCCCTTCCCAGGCGCCTGACGCCTCCCAGTTCAGCCCAGTTCAGCCCAGTTCAGTCCCGTCCGGCgggtgctgctggctccagTCCCTGCTTTCGTGCCGCCGGGCGCGGAGGCGCTCGCAGGGCTGCGGTTGAGTCACCCCGGGCACTGCACCCAGCCGGGGGTGGGGACCGGGGGCCCGCGCACCCTCGAGGGTCCCCGTGGGTGCTGGGGGGCAACGAGGCACGGAGACCCCGCCAGCCGGGCAG CAGGATGAGCGGGGGGGATCCTCCACAGCGGCCCCATGTGCCTGTCCAGATGTTGGCATCGCTGGTGCACGCCCGGCACGCTGAGCACCCCGTGTCCCCGCCCGGGCCAGCCCCGCGGGGtgtccccgggctgtccccacaCCCCGCCATGGCGCTGGAGCCCGAGGAGCTGCTGGACCTGAGCTTCCTGACGGACGAGGAGCGGAGCTGCATCGCCCGGGTGCTGCACCGGGACTGGCAGCTCCGCCGGCGAGAGGAGGGACGCATCAG CAAGCTCCGCAAGTCGGTGTCGGACCCGGCGCTGCTGCGGAGCCTCACCGGGGACTGGTTCTGCGACGCCCGGGCCCAGCGCCACCAGCACCACCTGGGCTCCGACCTGGTCCGAGCCTCCATCCGCCGCAGGAGGCGGCCCCGGG gaaCGGAGGACCTGGAACGTGGTCCCAGTCTGGGCGAGCTGGAGGCCATTGATGAGCCGctggcagaggagaaggaggatgaGGACGGTGCGTTGCAGACGGCTGAGag TTCCCCCAcagaggaggtgcaggaggCCCCTGAGCCCCAG cccagccccCCCACCCTGGCTGTGGAGGGGACCCCGAtgtcacagcccctgctgcagggtgacaTCCCGGcgagggagcagcacagcccggcCCAGCCAG GTGACACGGGAGGTGGGAACTTCTGCTCATCCAGCACGGAGGAGGAGGAACCAGACTcggcacacagcagccacaacgctgggcag AGACCAGAGACCCTCCAGACAGAtcagagccccccagccccactgtccccacagAACGGCCACAGCCCCCCGAGCCTGCTGAGCACCAGCTCCTCCGTgtccagcctcagctcctccacg CTGAGTGGGAGCCTGATGAGCCTGTACAGCGaaggggagctgggcagggtggcCGTGcggggctgtgtccagttctcCCTGCGCTACGACCCGGCcaagaaggagctgcaggtgcacGTCCTGCGCTGCCGGGAGCTGGCCGAGGCCAAGAAGCAGCGCTCGGACCC GTACATCAAGACGTACCTGCTGCCGGACAAGTCCAACCGCAGCAAGCGCAAGACcgcagtgaggaagaggagcttGGATCCCGTCTTCAATGAGACCCTCAAG TACAAGCTGGAGAAGAGGGACCTGCAGGGACGGACCCTGAACCTCTCCGTGTGGCACCACGACAGCCTGGGCAGGAACCTCTTCCTGGGGGAGGTGGAGGTCGCACTGGGCGCCTGGGACTGGGCCAACACACGCCCCGAGTGGTTCAGTCTGCAGCCACGG ATGCCCATCCCCTCGGACGGCCTCGCCAGCCGGGGCAGCCTCAACCTGGCGCTGAAGTTCATCCCTGCCGGCTCGGAAG GAGGGGGGATGCCACCCACGGGCGAGCTGCACATCTGGGTGAAGGACGCTCAGAGCCTCATCCCACTGCAGAGTGGCACCGTGGACGCCTTTGTGCAGTG CTACGTGCTGCCGGATGACAGCAAGGCGAGCCGGCAGAAGACGCGGGTGGTGAAGCGGAGCCTGAACCCCCTCTTCAACCACACCATGGTTTACGACGGCTTCCAGGCCAAGGACTTGGCCGAGGCGTGCGCCGAGTTCACCCTCTGGCACCACGAAGCCTTTTCCAAGCGCCAGCTGGGCGGCATCCGGCTCAGCCTGGGCACCG GGAGCAGCTACGGGCTGCCCGTGGGCTGGATGGACTCCACGGCGGAGGAGCAGGGCGtgtggaagcagctgctgcagcagcccggGCACTGGGTGGAAGCGCTGCTCCCCCTGCGGACCAACCTGGTCCCCCGGGCGtag
- the SYTL1 gene encoding synaptotagmin-like protein 1 isoform X4: protein MSGAGGWMSGGDPPQRPHVPVQMLASLVHARHAEHPVSPPGPAPRGVPGLSPHPAMALEPEELLDLSFLTDEERSCIARVLHRDWQLRRREEGRISKLRKSVSDPALLRSLTGDWFCDARAQRHQHHLGSDLVRASIRRRRRPRGTEDLERGPSLGELEAIDEPLAEEKEDEDGALQTAESSPTEEVQEAPEPQPSPPTLAVEGTPMSQPLLQGDIPAREQHSPAQPGDTGGGNFCSSSTEEEEPDSAHSSHNAGQRPETLQTDQSPPAPLSPQNGHSPPSLLSTSSSVSSLSSSTLSGSLMSLYSEGELGRVAVRGCVQFSLRYDPAKKELQVHVLRCRELAEAKKQRSDPYIKTYLLPDKSNRSKRKTAVRKRSLDPVFNETLKYKLEKRDLQGRTLNLSVWHHDSLGRNLFLGEVEVALGAWDWANTRPEWFSLQPRMPIPSDGLASRGSLNLALKFIPAGSEGGGMPPTGELHIWVKDAQSLIPLQSGTVDAFVQCYVLPDDSKASRQKTRVVKRSLNPLFNHTMVYDGFQAKDLAEACAEFTLWHHEAFSKRQLGGIRLSLGTGSSYGLPVGWMDSTAEEQGVWKQLLQQPGHWVEALLPLRTNLVPRA, encoded by the exons ATGTCGGGGGCAGGGGGCTG GATGAGCGGGGGGGATCCTCCACAGCGGCCCCATGTGCCTGTCCAGATGTTGGCATCGCTGGTGCACGCCCGGCACGCTGAGCACCCCGTGTCCCCGCCCGGGCCAGCCCCGCGGGGtgtccccgggctgtccccacaCCCCGCCATGGCGCTGGAGCCCGAGGAGCTGCTGGACCTGAGCTTCCTGACGGACGAGGAGCGGAGCTGCATCGCCCGGGTGCTGCACCGGGACTGGCAGCTCCGCCGGCGAGAGGAGGGACGCATCAG CAAGCTCCGCAAGTCGGTGTCGGACCCGGCGCTGCTGCGGAGCCTCACCGGGGACTGGTTCTGCGACGCCCGGGCCCAGCGCCACCAGCACCACCTGGGCTCCGACCTGGTCCGAGCCTCCATCCGCCGCAGGAGGCGGCCCCGGG gaaCGGAGGACCTGGAACGTGGTCCCAGTCTGGGCGAGCTGGAGGCCATTGATGAGCCGctggcagaggagaaggaggatgaGGACGGTGCGTTGCAGACGGCTGAGag TTCCCCCAcagaggaggtgcaggaggCCCCTGAGCCCCAG cccagccccCCCACCCTGGCTGTGGAGGGGACCCCGAtgtcacagcccctgctgcagggtgacaTCCCGGcgagggagcagcacagcccggcCCAGCCAG GTGACACGGGAGGTGGGAACTTCTGCTCATCCAGCACGGAGGAGGAGGAACCAGACTcggcacacagcagccacaacgctgggcag AGACCAGAGACCCTCCAGACAGAtcagagccccccagccccactgtccccacagAACGGCCACAGCCCCCCGAGCCTGCTGAGCACCAGCTCCTCCGTgtccagcctcagctcctccacg CTGAGTGGGAGCCTGATGAGCCTGTACAGCGaaggggagctgggcagggtggcCGTGcggggctgtgtccagttctcCCTGCGCTACGACCCGGCcaagaaggagctgcaggtgcacGTCCTGCGCTGCCGGGAGCTGGCCGAGGCCAAGAAGCAGCGCTCGGACCC GTACATCAAGACGTACCTGCTGCCGGACAAGTCCAACCGCAGCAAGCGCAAGACcgcagtgaggaagaggagcttGGATCCCGTCTTCAATGAGACCCTCAAG TACAAGCTGGAGAAGAGGGACCTGCAGGGACGGACCCTGAACCTCTCCGTGTGGCACCACGACAGCCTGGGCAGGAACCTCTTCCTGGGGGAGGTGGAGGTCGCACTGGGCGCCTGGGACTGGGCCAACACACGCCCCGAGTGGTTCAGTCTGCAGCCACGG ATGCCCATCCCCTCGGACGGCCTCGCCAGCCGGGGCAGCCTCAACCTGGCGCTGAAGTTCATCCCTGCCGGCTCGGAAG GAGGGGGGATGCCACCCACGGGCGAGCTGCACATCTGGGTGAAGGACGCTCAGAGCCTCATCCCACTGCAGAGTGGCACCGTGGACGCCTTTGTGCAGTG CTACGTGCTGCCGGATGACAGCAAGGCGAGCCGGCAGAAGACGCGGGTGGTGAAGCGGAGCCTGAACCCCCTCTTCAACCACACCATGGTTTACGACGGCTTCCAGGCCAAGGACTTGGCCGAGGCGTGCGCCGAGTTCACCCTCTGGCACCACGAAGCCTTTTCCAAGCGCCAGCTGGGCGGCATCCGGCTCAGCCTGGGCACCG GGAGCAGCTACGGGCTGCCCGTGGGCTGGATGGACTCCACGGCGGAGGAGCAGGGCGtgtggaagcagctgctgcagcagcccggGCACTGGGTGGAAGCGCTGCTCCCCCTGCGGACCAACCTGGTCCCCCGGGCGtag